From the Streptomyces syringium genome, one window contains:
- a CDS encoding putative leader peptide yields MSRAGVALVSRRHVDLGRMSSAICPAR; encoded by the coding sequence ATGTCTCGAGCTGGAGTTGCCTTGGTGAGTCGACGCCACGTCGACCTGGGCCGCATGTCCAGCGCCATCTGTCCGGCGCGCTGA
- a CDS encoding DNA-3-methyladenine glycosylase 2 family protein, which translates to MDEETRYEAVSSRDARFDGVFFFAVVTTGIYCRPSCPAVTPKRANVRFHPSAAAAQRAGFRACRRCRPDAAPGSAEWNVRADLVGRAMRLIGDGVVDREGVAGLADRLGYSSRQVHRQLTEELGAGPVALARAQRAHTARVLLQTTDLPVTELAFASGFTSVRQFNDTMRETYARTPSALRAQAPGTRGRAAAGIPLRLAHRGPYAAREIFDFLQRRAVPGIEETLGAPGARTYRRTLRLPYGTAVAEVREPRPAGQPRRGHWLDCRLHLTDPRDLSTAVQRVRRLFDLDADPYAVDERLGADPHLAPLVAARPGLRSPGAADGEELAVRAVLGQQVTVAAAARLAGTLVAAYGKPLAVPDGGLTHVFPEPATLADATLEELGMPDSRRRALRTVATALADGRVRLDPGVDRDATERALLDLPGIGPWTAGYIRMRALGDPDVFLPGDSGARHGLAALGAPADACDAWRPWRSYALHHLWNHTPPREPKDA; encoded by the coding sequence ATGGACGAAGAGACCAGGTACGAGGCAGTGAGCAGCCGTGATGCCCGCTTCGACGGAGTGTTCTTCTTCGCCGTCGTGACCACCGGCATCTACTGCCGCCCGAGCTGCCCGGCGGTGACCCCGAAGCGGGCGAACGTGCGCTTCCACCCGTCGGCGGCCGCCGCGCAGCGGGCCGGGTTCCGGGCCTGCCGGCGTTGTCGGCCGGACGCCGCGCCCGGGTCGGCCGAGTGGAACGTACGGGCCGACCTGGTCGGGCGCGCGATGCGGCTGATCGGCGACGGTGTCGTCGACCGCGAAGGGGTCGCCGGGCTCGCCGATCGGCTCGGGTACAGCTCCCGGCAGGTACACCGCCAGCTCACCGAGGAGCTGGGCGCCGGCCCCGTCGCCCTCGCACGGGCCCAGCGGGCCCACACTGCCCGGGTCCTGCTCCAGACCACCGACCTGCCGGTCACCGAACTCGCGTTCGCATCAGGCTTCACCAGCGTGCGGCAGTTCAACGACACCATGCGCGAGACCTACGCCCGTACACCGAGCGCGCTGCGCGCCCAGGCGCCCGGCACGCGCGGCCGCGCCGCCGCCGGCATCCCGCTGCGGCTCGCGCACCGGGGCCCGTACGCCGCCCGGGAGATCTTCGACTTCCTCCAGCGGCGCGCCGTCCCCGGCATCGAGGAGACCCTCGGCGCGCCCGGCGCCCGCACCTACCGCCGCACCCTGCGCCTGCCGTACGGCACCGCCGTCGCCGAGGTCCGCGAACCCCGCCCCGCCGGGCAGCCGCGCCGCGGCCACTGGCTCGACTGCCGCCTCCACCTCACCGACCCCCGCGACCTGTCCACCGCCGTGCAGCGCGTCCGGCGGCTCTTCGACCTCGACGCCGACCCGTACGCCGTCGACGAGCGGCTCGGCGCCGACCCCCACCTCGCCCCCCTCGTCGCCGCCCGCCCCGGGCTGCGGTCGCCCGGGGCGGCGGACGGGGAGGAGCTGGCGGTACGGGCCGTCCTGGGCCAGCAGGTCACCGTGGCCGCCGCCGCACGGCTCGCGGGCACCCTGGTCGCCGCCTACGGCAAACCGCTCGCCGTGCCGGACGGCGGGCTCACCCACGTCTTCCCCGAGCCCGCCACCCTCGCCGACGCCACCCTCGAGGAGCTCGGCATGCCGGACTCCCGGCGACGCGCCCTGCGCACCGTCGCCACCGCCCTCGCGGACGGCCGCGTCCGGCTCGACCCCGGCGTCGACCGGGACGCCACCGAGCGCGCCCTGCTCGACCTGCCCGGCATCGGCCCCTGGACCGCCGGCTACATCCGCATGCGGGCCCTCGGCGACCCCGATGTCTTCCTGCCGGGTGACTCCGGCGCCCGGCACGGACTCGCCGCCCTCGGCGCACCCGCCGACGCCTGCGACGCCTGGCGCCCCTGGCGCTCCTACGCCCTGCACCACCTGTGGAACCACACGCCGCCCCGCGAACCGAAGGACGCCTGA
- a CDS encoding YihY/virulence factor BrkB family protein, translated as MQAANEPPGRSVGRLHRARVLYRNVSKRRMAWLLLKDTVNSCVEYRVTGLAAEAAFFTLLSLPPLLLGLLGLLGYLDAWTGTKTIESIQNNILNASATVLSDKGVNEIARPLLQDVTQRGRPDIISVGFAIALWSGSRAVNVFVDTITIMYGLEGKRGIVKTRLLAFLLYIVALLIGAVVLPLMVAGPDAVLDIVPWSADLVRALYWPVVTLLSVVFLTTLYHVSVPVRSPWQEDIPGALVALGMWVLGSFLLRIYLTHTVEGPTIYGSLAAPVAVLLWIGVSAFAVLVGAAVNAAIDRVWPSVATAAARAEVDRVREAAAARAAAERAARVYPPDDVDEEDGVIGEDREPPSEFPERWAQFLPPEDVRARLHHLKPEHQPKHAKHGRHAKPDGRD; from the coding sequence GTGCAGGCAGCAAATGAACCACCGGGGCGGTCGGTCGGCCGACTCCACAGGGCTCGCGTCCTGTACCGAAATGTCTCCAAACGCAGGATGGCGTGGCTCCTCCTGAAGGACACGGTCAACTCCTGCGTGGAGTACCGCGTCACCGGGCTCGCCGCCGAGGCCGCCTTCTTCACGCTGCTCTCGCTGCCGCCCCTGCTCCTCGGTCTCCTCGGCCTGCTCGGCTACCTGGACGCCTGGACCGGCACCAAGACCATCGAGAGCATCCAGAACAACATCCTCAACGCCTCCGCGACCGTCCTGTCGGACAAGGGCGTCAACGAGATCGCGCGACCGCTCCTCCAGGACGTCACCCAACGCGGCCGCCCGGACATCATCTCGGTCGGCTTCGCCATCGCCCTGTGGTCCGGCTCGCGCGCCGTGAACGTCTTCGTGGACACCATCACGATCATGTACGGGCTGGAGGGCAAACGCGGCATCGTCAAGACCCGGCTGCTGGCCTTCCTCCTCTATATCGTCGCCCTCCTCATCGGGGCGGTGGTGCTCCCGCTGATGGTCGCCGGGCCGGACGCCGTGCTGGACATCGTGCCCTGGAGCGCGGACCTCGTCCGGGCGCTGTACTGGCCCGTCGTGACGCTGCTCTCCGTCGTCTTCCTGACGACGCTGTACCACGTGTCCGTGCCCGTCCGTTCGCCCTGGCAGGAGGACATCCCCGGGGCGCTCGTCGCCCTCGGCATGTGGGTGCTCGGCAGCTTCCTGCTGCGCATCTACCTCACTCACACCGTCGAGGGCCCCACGATCTACGGCTCGCTGGCCGCGCCCGTCGCCGTGCTGCTGTGGATCGGCGTCTCGGCCTTCGCGGTCCTCGTGGGCGCCGCGGTGAACGCCGCGATAGACCGGGTGTGGCCGTCCGTCGCCACCGCCGCGGCGCGCGCCGAGGTGGACCGGGTACGCGAGGCCGCGGCGGCGCGGGCGGCGGCCGAACGTGCCGCCCGGGTGTACCCGCCCGACGACGTCGACGAGGAGGACGGCGTCATCGGCGAGGACCGGGAGCCGCCGTCGGAGTTCCCCGAGCGCTGGGCGCAGTTCCTGCCCCCCGAGGACGTCCGGGCCCGGCTGCACCACCTCAAGCCCGAACACCAGCCGAAGCACGCGAAGCACGGGCGGCACGCGAAACCGGACGGGCGCGACTAG
- a CDS encoding GNAT family N-acetyltransferase has protein sequence MSNSTISVTTWSLEQTSPADLAPVPEPDMPDGLRIERAEVPSPELSRFLYTAVGGSVSWTDRLPWPYERWQAYLERPGVETWVAYDRGTPAGYMELEPQDEGTVEIAYFGLLPAFQGRRLGGRLLSFGTARAWDLAERWPELTPTKRVWLHTCDKDGPHALANYERRGFRVFATKTEDEPTVTPPGPWPGA, from the coding sequence ATGAGTAACAGCACGATTTCTGTGACGACCTGGTCCCTGGAACAGACATCGCCGGCCGATCTCGCGCCGGTGCCGGAGCCGGACATGCCGGACGGTCTGCGGATCGAGCGGGCCGAGGTGCCCTCGCCCGAGCTGAGCCGTTTCCTCTACACGGCGGTGGGCGGCAGCGTCAGCTGGACCGACCGGCTGCCGTGGCCGTACGAGCGGTGGCAGGCCTATCTGGAACGGCCGGGCGTGGAGACCTGGGTGGCGTACGACCGGGGGACCCCGGCGGGTTACATGGAGCTGGAGCCGCAGGACGAGGGCACCGTCGAGATCGCCTACTTCGGGCTGCTCCCGGCGTTCCAGGGGCGCCGCCTCGGCGGGCGGCTGCTGTCGTTCGGCACCGCGCGGGCCTGGGACCTGGCCGAGCGGTGGCCGGAGCTGACACCGACGAAGCGGGTGTGGCTGCACACCTGCGACAAGGACGGCCCGCACGCCCTCGCGAACTACGAGCGACGCGGCTTCCGGGTCTTCGCCACCAAGACGGAGGACGAGCCGACGGTCACGCCGCCGGGCCCCTGGCCGGGGGCGTAA
- the rsgA gene encoding ribosome small subunit-dependent GTPase A, producing MTSLFELAASHPLTGYGWDEGFADSFTPYAAEGLTPGRIIRVDRGRCDLVVPDGEGVRTVHADTALVTTGDPLRIMCTGDWAAVDLAQGFVRALLPRRTAFVRSTSSQRSEGQILAANVDHAVIAVSLAVELDLGRIERFLALAWESGAAPVVVLTKADLVTETAGPEVLGHLVADTEASAPGVPVLAVSATTGEGVDILAATLSGGTSVLLGQSGAGKSTLANALLGEDVQTVQAARDRDGKGRHTTTTRNLLALPGGGVLIDTPGLRGVGLWDAESGVAQTFSEIESLAARCRFHDCGHEAEPGCAVLEAVETGELRRRRLDSYRKLLRENQRIAARTDARLRAEIRRDWKKKQALGREMVARKRGR from the coding sequence ATCACTTCCTTGTTCGAGCTCGCTGCGTCACACCCACTCACCGGCTACGGCTGGGACGAAGGGTTCGCTGACAGCTTCACCCCGTACGCCGCGGAGGGCCTCACACCCGGGCGGATCATCCGCGTCGACCGCGGCCGCTGCGACCTCGTCGTCCCCGACGGCGAGGGCGTACGGACGGTCCACGCCGACACGGCCCTCGTCACCACGGGCGACCCGCTGCGCATCATGTGCACCGGCGACTGGGCGGCCGTCGACCTCGCCCAGGGGTTCGTCCGCGCCCTGCTGCCGCGCCGCACGGCCTTCGTGCGCTCCACTTCCTCGCAGCGGTCCGAGGGCCAGATCCTCGCGGCCAACGTCGACCACGCCGTGATCGCGGTCTCCCTCGCCGTCGAGCTGGACCTCGGCCGGATCGAGCGGTTCCTGGCCCTGGCCTGGGAGAGCGGCGCCGCGCCCGTCGTCGTCCTCACCAAGGCCGACCTGGTCACGGAGACGGCCGGGCCGGAGGTGCTCGGCCACCTCGTCGCCGACACGGAGGCGTCGGCGCCGGGCGTGCCGGTCCTGGCGGTCAGCGCGACCACCGGCGAGGGCGTCGACATCCTCGCCGCCACGCTGTCCGGGGGGACATCGGTACTCCTCGGCCAGTCCGGCGCCGGCAAGTCCACCCTCGCCAACGCGCTCCTCGGCGAGGACGTCCAGACCGTCCAGGCCGCCCGCGACCGGGACGGCAAGGGCCGCCACACGACGACGACCCGCAATCTGCTGGCGCTGCCCGGCGGCGGCGTCCTGATCGACACCCCGGGGCTGCGGGGCGTCGGCCTCTGGGACGCCGAGAGCGGCGTCGCGCAGACGTTCTCCGAGATCGAGTCCCTGGCGGCACGCTGCCGCTTCCACGACTGCGGCCACGAGGCGGAGCCGGGCTGCGCGGTCCTGGAAGCCGTCGAGACGGGAGAGCTGCGCCGGCGCAGGCTGGACAGCTACCGCAAGCTCCTGCGCGAGAACCAGCGCATAGCGGCCCGCACGGACGCCCGCCTGCGCGCGGAGATCCGCCGCGACTGGAAGAAGAAGCAGGCGCTGGGACGCGAAATGGTGGCCCGCAAACGGGGGCGCTAG
- a CDS encoding protein phosphatase 2C domain-containing protein yields MNQQGDRYADQEDAWWGELYGRSEPDPGSAAEDDSLDDRFISAAAVVRAEPRALRGAEPPAPPGPRPSQPPRRTEAVSRSEPVRRSGPGSRPGHTEAAKPVRPSEPAPPAPAPRPPAPRASARLTDTSGPPAPADAADTAGPKAPPDPPSPPDPPSPPDAADSAGPPPPSPPGRGLLPVPKSWGSPQADALPVPPQLPPPARPSNTRPERPRKPPRTDPRAQVPPPRLPLPQVPRKRSAPAEPPTRPLPAVPSAPPTPAAPPAPTRVAIEPGRSAGELDAGSGPEPTTRLSSVPRQTVRTANRAAEFVGQGPPTYDAEPTAWPPAAPGALDDLVPDTVVDGARYGVLTLRALSLRGDSARYRGEPRRDALLTARFGEGDDALLLVAVASGGRAAEGAHRAARDACAWLADAVGRSHPRLVEDIRRGRRGELRSGLHRLTDRSYGRLRGRAADLGLRPAEYTAAVRCLLLPADARCRTRVFFGVGAGGLFRLREGAWQDLDPAPREADGNVDPIVGRGSGPADRITVDLGIATPGTAPVIDPVEVPSEPFRFRASVARPGDVLLLCSAGLADPMRGEPALGDRLAERWTGQRPPGLAAFLADGQLRVKGYADDRTACAVWEA; encoded by the coding sequence ATGAACCAGCAGGGGGATCGGTACGCCGACCAAGAGGACGCCTGGTGGGGCGAGTTGTACGGCAGGAGCGAACCCGATCCGGGCTCGGCCGCCGAGGACGACAGCCTCGATGATCGTTTCATCTCGGCCGCGGCGGTGGTGAGGGCCGAACCGCGGGCGCTGCGAGGCGCCGAACCACCCGCACCACCCGGCCCACGCCCGTCCCAACCACCCCGCCGTACCGAGGCGGTGAGCCGATCGGAGCCGGTCAGGCGCTCCGGCCCCGGGAGCCGCCCGGGGCACACGGAAGCCGCGAAACCCGTACGCCCGTCCGAACCCGCCCCGCCCGCCCCCGCGCCCCGGCCCCCGGCTCCCCGGGCCTCCGCCCGCCTCACCGATACGTCCGGACCACCGGCCCCCGCCGACGCTGCCGACACCGCCGGCCCCAAGGCCCCGCCGGACCCGCCCTCCCCGCCGGACCCGCCCTCCCCGCCCGACGCGGCGGACTCCGCCGGGCCGCCCCCGCCCTCCCCGCCCGGCCGAGGACTGCTCCCCGTGCCGAAGAGCTGGGGATCGCCCCAGGCCGACGCCCTGCCGGTGCCACCCCAACTCCCCCCGCCCGCCAGGCCTTCGAACACCAGGCCGGAACGGCCGCGCAAGCCCCCGCGCACCGACCCGAGGGCGCAGGTCCCGCCACCGCGCCTCCCCCTGCCGCAGGTCCCGCGGAAGCGCTCCGCGCCCGCCGAGCCACCCACACGGCCCCTCCCCGCCGTCCCGTCCGCACCACCCACCCCCGCCGCACCGCCGGCCCCGACGCGGGTGGCCATCGAGCCGGGCCGGTCCGCAGGGGAGCTCGACGCGGGCAGCGGGCCCGAGCCGACCACCCGGCTGTCCTCCGTTCCCCGCCAGACGGTCCGCACGGCCAACCGCGCGGCCGAATTCGTCGGCCAGGGGCCGCCCACCTACGACGCCGAGCCCACCGCCTGGCCCCCCGCCGCCCCCGGCGCACTGGACGACCTCGTGCCCGACACCGTGGTCGACGGAGCCCGGTACGGCGTGCTGACGCTGCGCGCCCTGTCCCTGCGCGGGGACTCGGCCCGCTACCGCGGCGAACCCCGGCGGGACGCGCTGCTCACCGCCCGCTTCGGGGAGGGCGACGACGCCCTGCTGCTGGTCGCCGTGGCGAGCGGCGGACGCGCCGCGGAAGGCGCCCACCGGGCCGCCCGGGACGCCTGCGCGTGGCTGGCCGACGCGGTCGGGCGCAGCCACCCCCGGCTGGTCGAGGACATCCGCCGTGGCCGCCGCGGGGAGCTGCGGTCGGGGCTGCACCGGCTCACCGACCGCTCTTACGGGCGGCTGCGCGGCCGGGCGGCCGACCTCGGCCTGCGGCCCGCCGAGTACACCGCCGCCGTGCGCTGCCTGCTGCTGCCCGCCGACGCCCGGTGCCGCACGCGGGTCTTCTTCGGGGTGGGCGCGGGCGGGCTCTTCCGGCTGCGGGAGGGCGCGTGGCAGGACCTGGACCCGGCCCCGCGCGAGGCGGACGGGAACGTCGACCCGATCGTCGGCCGGGGCAGCGGCCCCGCCGACCGGATCACCGTGGACCTCGGCATCGCCACCCCCGGCACCGCCCCTGTCATCGACCCCGTCGAGGTGCCGAGCGAGCCCTTCCGGTTCCGTGCGTCCGTCGCCCGGCCGGGTGATGTCCTGCTGCTGTGCAGCGCGGGCCTGGCCGACCCGATGCGCGGCGAGCCCGCGCTCGGCGACCGGCTCGCCGAGCGGTGGACCGGCCAGCGCCCGCCCGGGCTGGCCGCGTTCCTCGCGGACGGACAGCTGCGGGTGAAGGGATACGCCGACGACCGCACCGCGTGCGCGGTCTGGGAGGCATAG
- a CDS encoding helix-turn-helix domain-containing protein, translated as MNRRPFEAGLLPAVREAWLADPSPAGTEPARRAGAVLPRQVIGQSWHRVRRHGIDPDVGRAAPALSAEEVEHRRHSSPLGGLLPQLREGLGEVADTVQHLMAVADADGRVLWREGSPGVIRNATRLGFDVGACWTEDLVGTNGLGTSLVERRPVQVHSAEHFVRTHHAWTCAAAPLHDPRDGRLVGVLNVSGPAGAFNPASLALVTAVAKVAEAELRARHWESVDRLRSVATPMLARIGGRALAVDRDGWTAAVTGMGPVGRVVLPKSVTPGRAWLPTLGLCRLEPLPDGWLVRVEEPDAGAGRDGTPSRVVLDLRRPRSWTVTVSGESGQWSQELSPRHAELLYVLARHPAGRTAAELAADLFGDATRTVTVRAEMSRMRRTLAGVLSHRPYRFTDGIDVRLLTPLHAEDLLPASRAPVVLAARHGLPAH; from the coding sequence GTGAACCGCAGACCATTCGAGGCGGGCCTGCTGCCCGCCGTCCGGGAGGCGTGGCTCGCTGATCCGTCGCCCGCCGGTACGGAGCCCGCCCGGCGGGCCGGAGCCGTGCTGCCGCGCCAGGTGATCGGGCAGTCCTGGCATCGCGTGCGGCGCCACGGCATCGACCCGGACGTGGGCCGGGCCGCACCGGCCCTGTCGGCCGAGGAGGTGGAGCACCGGCGGCACAGCTCTCCGCTGGGCGGGCTGCTGCCGCAGCTGCGCGAGGGGCTGGGCGAGGTGGCCGACACCGTGCAGCATCTGATGGCCGTCGCGGACGCCGACGGCCGGGTGCTGTGGCGGGAGGGCAGCCCGGGGGTGATCAGGAACGCCACCCGGCTGGGCTTCGACGTGGGCGCCTGCTGGACGGAGGACCTGGTCGGCACGAACGGCCTCGGCACCTCGCTGGTGGAGCGCCGCCCGGTGCAGGTGCACTCCGCCGAGCACTTCGTCCGGACCCATCACGCCTGGACCTGCGCGGCGGCCCCGCTGCACGACCCCCGGGACGGGCGGCTGGTGGGCGTGCTGAACGTCAGCGGGCCCGCGGGGGCGTTCAACCCGGCCTCGCTGGCCCTCGTCACCGCCGTGGCCAAGGTGGCCGAGGCGGAGCTGCGCGCCCGGCACTGGGAGTCCGTCGACCGGCTGCGTTCGGTCGCCACGCCCATGCTGGCCCGGATCGGCGGCCGGGCGCTGGCGGTCGACCGGGACGGCTGGACGGCGGCGGTGACGGGCATGGGCCCGGTGGGGCGGGTGGTGCTGCCCAAGTCGGTGACGCCGGGGCGGGCGTGGCTGCCGACCCTCGGACTGTGCCGGCTCGAGCCCCTGCCGGACGGCTGGCTGGTGCGCGTCGAGGAGCCCGACGCGGGGGCGGGCCGGGACGGCACGCCGAGCCGGGTGGTGCTGGATCTGCGCCGGCCCCGGAGCTGGACGGTGACGGTCTCCGGCGAGTCGGGGCAGTGGTCGCAGGAGCTGAGCCCGCGCCACGCCGAGCTGTTGTACGTACTGGCCCGCCACCCGGCGGGGCGCACGGCCGCGGAGCTGGCCGCGGACCTTTTCGGCGACGCCACCCGCACGGTGACGGTACGGGCGGAGATGTCCCGGATGCGGCGCACGCTGGCGGGGGTGCTCAGCCACCGCCCGTACCGCTTCACGGACGGCATCGACGTCCGGCTGCTGACGCCGCTGCACGCGGAGGACCTGCTGCCGGCGTCCCGGGCCCCGGTCGTGCTGGCCGCCCGCCACGGCCTGCCGGCGCACTGA
- a CDS encoding methylated-DNA--[protein]-cysteine S-methyltransferase: MLYTEIDSPLGQLLLTGRPAAGVPGGTALTSLSVPGQKNGLLAQPDWHREPAAFAEAERQLTAYFAGESKDFTLTLAPQGTEFRQRVWAALDTVPYGATTSYGELAARVGASRAAVRAVGGAVGANPLLVLRPCHRVIGADGSLTGYAGGLDRKRLLLALESAD, translated from the coding sequence ATGCTCTACACCGAAATCGACAGCCCGCTCGGGCAGCTGCTCCTCACCGGCCGCCCCGCCGCCGGCGTGCCCGGCGGCACCGCCCTCACCTCGCTGTCCGTACCCGGCCAGAAGAACGGTCTCCTCGCACAGCCGGACTGGCACCGCGAACCCGCCGCCTTCGCCGAGGCCGAACGGCAGCTCACCGCCTACTTCGCGGGCGAGAGCAAGGACTTCACGCTCACGCTCGCCCCCCAGGGCACCGAATTCCGGCAACGCGTGTGGGCCGCCCTGGACACCGTCCCCTACGGCGCCACCACCAGCTACGGCGAGCTGGCCGCCCGCGTCGGAGCCTCGCGCGCCGCCGTGCGCGCGGTCGGCGGCGCGGTCGGCGCCAACCCGCTGCTCGTGCTGCGCCCCTGCCACCGCGTGATCGGGGCCGACGGCTCGCTCACCGGCTACGCGGGCGGTCTGGACCGCAAGCGCCTGCTGCTGGCCCTCGAAAGCGCGGACTGA
- a CDS encoding DUF456 domain-containing protein: MGTWQLVLVGLVMLLGLFGVVTPGLPGPPIVWAGALWWSMTERTASAWAVLAGATGVLLLNQAVIWLLPPRRPRGAGITRRAFLVAGASGVVGFFVLPVIGAVPGFLAGLYAMERRRLGGHGEAWASTRTVMRSLGTSVLVELFACLLVVGGWLGAVVRG; encoded by the coding sequence ATGGGGACGTGGCAGCTGGTCCTGGTCGGGCTGGTGATGCTGCTCGGCCTGTTCGGCGTCGTGACGCCGGGGCTGCCCGGACCGCCGATCGTATGGGCGGGGGCGCTCTGGTGGTCGATGACCGAGCGGACCGCGTCGGCCTGGGCGGTCCTGGCCGGGGCCACGGGGGTGCTGCTGCTGAACCAGGCCGTCATCTGGCTGCTGCCGCCCAGGCGGCCGAGGGGCGCGGGCATCACCCGGCGCGCTTTCCTGGTGGCGGGCGCGTCGGGCGTCGTGGGCTTCTTCGTCCTGCCGGTGATCGGTGCCGTGCCGGGCTTCCTCGCCGGGCTCTACGCGATGGAGCGGCGGCGGCTGGGCGGGCACGGCGAGGCGTGGGCGTCGACGCGGACGGTGATGCGGTCGCTGGGGACCAGCGTGCTCGTCGAACTGTTCGCCTGTCTGCTGGTCGTGGGCGGGTGGCTCGGCGCGGTGGTCCGGGGGTGA
- a CDS encoding nitrite/sulfite reductase translates to MAATSESAADATTRRKAGRHRGEGQWAVGHHTPLNGNEQFKKDDDGLNVRTRIETIYSKAGFDSIDPNDLRGRMRWWGLYTQRKPGIDGGKTAILAPEELDDRYFMLRVRIDGGRLTTGQLRVIGEVSQEFARGTADLTDRQNVQYHWIRIEDVPEIWRRLEAVGLSTTEACGDTPRVILGSPVAGIAEDEIIDGTPAIDEIHRRFIGNKDFSNLPRKFKSAVSGSPLLDVVHEINDVAFVGVDHPEHGPGFDLWVGGGLSTNPRIGVRLGAWVPLDEVPDVYGGVIGIFRDYGYRRLRNRARLKFLLADWGAEKFRRVLEEEYLRRPLLDGPAPAAPVEQWRDHVGVHRQKDGAFYVGFAPRVGRVDGTLLVKVAALAEAHGSGRLRTTAEQKMLVLDVPEEQVESLVAGLEALDLRVSPSPFRRGTMACTGIEFCKLAIVETKGRGQSLIDELERRMPDFDQPVTININGCPNACARIQVADIGLKGQLVVDDAGNQVEGFQVHLGGALGLEAGFGRKVRGLKVTSAELPDYVERVLTRFAEQREDGERFATWAARATQEDLS, encoded by the coding sequence ATGGCTGCCACCTCGGAAAGCGCCGCCGACGCCACGACCCGCCGCAAGGCCGGCCGCCATCGCGGCGAGGGCCAGTGGGCCGTCGGCCATCACACGCCGCTCAACGGCAACGAGCAGTTCAAGAAGGACGACGACGGTCTCAATGTGCGGACACGCATTGAGACGATCTACTCCAAGGCCGGTTTCGACTCGATCGACCCCAACGACCTGCGCGGCCGCATGCGTTGGTGGGGTCTGTACACCCAGCGCAAGCCCGGGATCGACGGCGGCAAGACCGCGATCCTGGCGCCGGAGGAGCTGGACGACCGCTACTTCATGCTGCGGGTCCGCATCGACGGCGGCCGGCTGACCACCGGGCAGCTGCGTGTCATCGGTGAGGTCTCCCAGGAGTTCGCCCGGGGCACCGCGGACCTGACCGACCGACAAAATGTGCAGTACCACTGGATCCGGATCGAGGACGTCCCCGAGATATGGCGGCGGCTGGAGGCCGTGGGCCTGTCGACGACCGAGGCCTGCGGTGACACGCCCCGTGTGATCCTCGGCTCGCCCGTCGCCGGCATCGCCGAGGACGAGATCATTGACGGCACGCCCGCCATCGACGAGATCCACCGCCGGTTCATCGGCAACAAGGACTTCTCCAACCTGCCGCGCAAGTTCAAGTCGGCGGTGTCCGGTTCGCCGTTGCTGGACGTGGTGCACGAGATCAACGACGTCGCGTTCGTCGGCGTCGACCACCCCGAACACGGCCCCGGCTTCGATCTGTGGGTCGGCGGCGGGCTGTCCACCAACCCGAGGATCGGGGTCCGGCTCGGCGCCTGGGTGCCGCTGGACGAGGTGCCCGACGTGTACGGCGGTGTGATCGGCATCTTCCGCGACTACGGGTACCGGCGGCTGCGCAACCGCGCCCGGCTGAAGTTCCTCCTCGCCGACTGGGGCGCGGAGAAGTTCCGCCGGGTCCTGGAGGAGGAGTACCTGCGGCGCCCGCTCCTCGACGGCCCCGCGCCCGCAGCGCCCGTCGAGCAGTGGCGCGACCACGTCGGCGTCCACCGGCAGAAGGACGGCGCGTTCTACGTCGGTTTCGCGCCGCGCGTCGGCCGGGTCGACGGCACGCTCCTGGTGAAGGTCGCCGCGCTGGCGGAGGCCCACGGCTCGGGCCGGCTGCGCACCACCGCCGAGCAGAAGATGCTGGTGCTCGATGTGCCCGAGGAGCAGGTGGAGTCCCTGGTCGCCGGGTTGGAGGCGCTGGATCTGCGGGTCAGCCCGTCGCCCTTCCGGCGCGGCACGATGGCCTGCACGGGCATCGAGTTCTGCAAGCTCGCCATCGTCGAGACCAAGGGCCGAGGCCAGAGTCTGATCGACGAGCTGGAACGCCGGATGCCGGACTTCGACCAGCCGGTCACCATCAACATCAACGGCTGCCCGAACGCGTGCGCCCGCATCCAGGTCGCGGACATCGGTCTCAAGGGCCAGCTCGTCGTCGATGACGCCGGCAACCAGGTCGAGGGCTTCCAGGTGCACCTGGGCGGCGCGCTGGGTCTGGAGGCCGGTTTCGGCCGCAAGGTCCGCGGCCTGAAGGTCACTTCGGCCGAGCTCCCGGACTACGTCGAGCGCGTCCTCACCCGGTTCGCCGAGCAGCGCGAGGACGGGGAGCGGTTCGCGACCTGGGCGGCCCGCGCCACGCAGGAGGACCTGTCATGA